One window of the Streptomyces sp. NBC_00259 genome contains the following:
- a CDS encoding winged helix-turn-helix domain-containing protein: MANSRSFSTATATVAGSGTAATVQNRHRLRAVDPDEVVHVGDFLPPGATWLPAPQHTLPVLPGRPPMVGYLVLVPADQQPPLLAATAQAPVAVTEQGPGQDAGRSPGPGPVADGGEAGPVRIDTARRTAAVAGQVLDLTYLEFELLAHLVAHPHRVHTRDQLVTTVWGYGHVGDGRTVDVHVARLRRKLGAEHRDTIRTVRRVGYKYTP; this comes from the coding sequence ATGGCGAACTCCCGTTCCTTCTCCACCGCGACCGCGACCGTCGCCGGCTCCGGCACCGCAGCCACCGTCCAGAACCGGCACCGGCTGCGAGCCGTCGACCCGGACGAGGTGGTGCACGTCGGGGACTTCCTCCCGCCGGGCGCCACCTGGCTCCCGGCACCGCAGCACACCCTGCCCGTGCTCCCGGGCCGGCCTCCGATGGTCGGCTACCTCGTTCTCGTACCGGCCGACCAGCAGCCTCCGCTCCTCGCGGCCACCGCGCAGGCGCCGGTCGCGGTCACCGAGCAGGGCCCGGGCCAGGACGCGGGCCGGAGCCCGGGCCCCGGTCCGGTCGCGGACGGCGGCGAGGCCGGTCCCGTGCGCATCGACACCGCCCGGCGCACCGCGGCCGTGGCCGGGCAGGTGCTCGACCTCACGTATCTGGAGTTCGAGCTGCTGGCGCATCTCGTGGCGCATCCGCACCGGGTCCACACCCGCGACCAGCTGGTGACGACCGTGTGGGGCTACGGTCATGTGGGCGACGGCAGGACCGTCGACGTCCATGTGGCGCGGCTGCGCCGCAAGCTGGGCGCCGAGCACCGCGACACGATCCGGACCGTGCGGCGGGTCGGCTACAAGTACACGCCCTGA
- a CDS encoding PepSY-associated TM helix domain-containing protein — MAIDDPVRGNTDTPDAPEAQAAAETRSTWSALRPLVLRIHFYAGVLIAPLLLVAATSGLLYALSFQAEKVLYSHELTTDVGERKVPLDTQVAAARKAHPEGTVTAVWPSAEDGATTRVLMSSDEVEEGKSLAVFVDPYTAQVRGDLPSYGSSGALPLRTWLDELHRDLHLGDLGRNYSELAASWLWVVALGGLLLWIGRKRSAKRALFVPERGAKGRRRTLSWHGSVGLWAVTGLVLLSATGLTWSRYAGENIGAVQDQLGGATPVVAATLEGAAAGGDEHEGHGADGHGDAHQGADIGIDNAVAAAAGEGVDGRISVILPADGSGYVVKETDTLFPVNLDSVAIDPADARVMDELRFADYPLLAQLTRFGIDAHMGVLFGLPNQLALAALMIGLIMLTVWGYRMWWLRRPTKDRGLGFGRPIPRGAWRKVPVTALLPLAAVTALVGWFVPMLGVSLLVFLAVDITLGLVARARAGAPAA; from the coding sequence ATGGCCATTGACGACCCCGTACGGGGCAACACCGACACCCCTGATGCCCCCGAGGCACAGGCCGCGGCGGAGACCCGCTCGACCTGGAGTGCGCTCCGCCCGCTCGTCCTGCGCATCCACTTCTACGCGGGCGTCCTCATCGCCCCGCTGCTGCTCGTCGCCGCCACCAGCGGACTCCTCTACGCCCTCTCCTTCCAGGCCGAGAAGGTCCTCTACAGCCACGAGCTGACGACCGACGTCGGCGAACGCAAGGTCCCGCTCGACACCCAGGTCGCCGCCGCCCGCAAGGCGCACCCCGAGGGCACGGTGACCGCCGTGTGGCCCTCCGCCGAGGACGGGGCGACCACCCGGGTCCTCATGAGCAGCGACGAGGTCGAGGAGGGCAAGTCACTCGCCGTCTTCGTCGACCCGTACACCGCCCAGGTGCGCGGTGACCTTCCCAGCTACGGCAGCTCCGGCGCGCTCCCGCTGCGCACCTGGCTCGACGAGCTCCACCGCGATCTGCACCTCGGCGATCTCGGCCGCAACTACAGCGAGCTGGCCGCCAGCTGGCTCTGGGTGGTCGCCCTCGGCGGGCTGCTGCTGTGGATCGGCCGCAAACGCTCCGCCAAGCGCGCCCTGTTCGTCCCCGAGCGCGGCGCGAAGGGCCGCCGCCGCACCCTGTCCTGGCACGGTTCCGTCGGCCTGTGGGCGGTCACCGGTCTGGTGCTGCTCTCCGCCACCGGGCTGACCTGGTCGAGGTACGCGGGCGAGAACATCGGCGCGGTCCAGGACCAGCTCGGCGGCGCCACCCCGGTCGTCGCCGCGACCCTCGAGGGCGCGGCCGCGGGCGGCGACGAGCACGAGGGCCACGGCGCCGACGGGCACGGGGACGCCCACCAGGGCGCCGACATCGGCATCGACAACGCCGTCGCGGCGGCCGCGGGCGAGGGCGTGGACGGCCGGATCTCCGTCATCCTCCCGGCCGACGGCAGCGGCTACGTCGTCAAGGAGACCGACACCCTCTTCCCGGTCAACCTCGACTCGGTCGCGATCGACCCGGCCGACGCGCGCGTCATGGACGAACTCCGGTTCGCCGACTACCCGCTGCTCGCCCAGCTCACCCGGTTCGGCATCGACGCCCACATGGGCGTCCTCTTCGGACTGCCCAACCAGCTCGCACTCGCAGCGCTCATGATCGGGCTGATCATGCTCACGGTATGGGGCTACCGCATGTGGTGGCTGCGCCGTCCGACGAAGGACCGCGGACTGGGCTTCGGACGGCCGATACCGCGGGGCGCCTGGCGCAAGGTACCGGTGACGGCGCTGCTGCCGCTGGCCGCCGTGACCGCGCTGGTGGGCTGGTTCGTCCCGATGCTCGGCGTCAGCCTGCTGGTGTTCCTCGCCGTCGACATCACCCTGGGCCTGGTCGCACGGGCGAGGGCCGGGGCCCCCGCCGCGTAG
- a CDS encoding NAD-dependent epimerase/dehydratase family protein gives MRLLILGGTEFVGRAVAEAALRRDWEVTVFHRGRHEAPAGVRVLHGDRVAPGGLKALAEGEWDIVVDTWSAAPSAVQETARLLADRVGRYAYVSSRSVYAWPPAAGLDENGPLVAGAAAGAEATDYARDKRGGELAVTEAFGPERSLLVRAGLIIGPWENVGRLPWWLNRVARGGPVPAPGPRDLPVQYVDVRDLAQWTLDASEQGLAGPYNLVSPPGHTTMGELLESCVRVTGSDAELRWLDAETIAAAGVEPWTDLPVWIPRGELYDAIHDADVSKALAAGLRCRPVQETVADTWAWLSGLGGSAPQRTDRSPVGLSPDQESALLARS, from the coding sequence ATGAGACTTCTGATTCTGGGCGGTACGGAGTTCGTGGGGCGGGCGGTCGCGGAGGCGGCGCTCCGGCGCGACTGGGAGGTGACGGTGTTCCACCGGGGGCGGCACGAGGCCCCGGCCGGTGTGCGGGTGCTGCACGGTGACCGGGTCGCGCCGGGTGGGCTGAAGGCGCTCGCGGAGGGTGAATGGGACATCGTGGTCGACACCTGGTCGGCCGCCCCGTCCGCCGTGCAGGAGACGGCACGGCTGCTCGCGGACCGTGTGGGCCGGTATGCGTATGTGTCCAGCCGCTCGGTCTACGCCTGGCCGCCGGCCGCGGGACTCGACGAGAACGGTCCCCTGGTGGCGGGCGCGGCGGCCGGCGCCGAGGCCACGGACTACGCCCGGGACAAGCGGGGCGGTGAACTGGCCGTGACGGAGGCCTTCGGCCCGGAGCGGTCGCTGCTGGTACGCGCGGGGCTGATCATCGGCCCGTGGGAGAACGTGGGCCGGCTGCCCTGGTGGCTGAACCGCGTGGCGCGCGGCGGCCCGGTGCCCGCGCCCGGACCGCGGGACCTGCCGGTGCAGTACGTCGACGTACGCGATCTCGCGCAGTGGACCCTCGACGCGTCGGAGCAGGGCCTCGCCGGCCCGTACAACCTGGTGTCCCCGCCCGGGCACACCACCATGGGGGAGCTGCTGGAGAGCTGCGTGCGGGTGACCGGCTCCGACGCGGAGCTGCGCTGGCTGGACGCGGAGACCATCGCGGCGGCCGGGGTCGAGCCCTGGACCGATCTGCCGGTCTGGATCCCGCGCGGCGAGCTGTACGACGCGATCCACGACGCCGACGTGTCGAAGGCCCTGGCTGCCGGACTGCGCTGCCGGCCGGTCCAGGAGACGGTCGCCGACACATGGGCCTGGCTGAGCGGTCTCGGCGGCAGCGCACCGCAGCGCACGGACCGCAGTCCGGTGGGCCTGTCCCCCGACCAGGAGTCCGCGCTGCTCGCCCGCTCCTGA